The window AGGTCTATgaagagcaccacataatctggtactacaggTGGGAAGTTGCCcgtaggactatgtcctggctgctCAGTTGGTTCAGGTACCTTCATTAGTAGTGTGGTTTGGCGACATTATGTCGGGGTAGATTGAGGATTGATAGGAAcgtccatgtacaaaaatttcaacctgcgtgtaagatacacaaaggggcagtgttgagttgtttactttttactcacctagtggttgaaaaagtagcCACGTGAGGTAGGGCTCAACGCTAGCTTATCACGTAACGCACTTCGACCCAGAATGTTCTGAATATTGCTGATGTTGAGAATCGGCTGAATAACATGTGTTTTAGATCTTTAGACCAATAATCTAAAGAGTGTTTGGACCAATAGAGTTTTAAACCCAGAAAGTTTGGAATATCGCAGAATGTTAACATGTGTTTTAGATTTCCAGACCAATAATCCTACATCTAGATTGTTCAGGCCAATAGAATATAAAACCCATAAAGGTCTAAATATTGTTGAATGACATGTGTTTTAGATTTCCAGACCAACAATCTTacatgtagaatttaaaaaccTGAATGGTCTGAATAGCGCTGAATCCTAATCTGGCCTTAGAACTTATCCATCACTATTCCAGATATGGTGTCATTATGATTAAAAGACCACCTTTTTGGtcatatttaagatattattAAGCGTTTTACAAATTGTATATCCTCCAAAAGACTAATCTTTCGATCTTCTTCCAACTTCGAGATTTCTTAACTCAAAGTTAGAAAGAACTATTACTATCCAAAAAATATATCTCagcaaattgaaaaaatttttaaataacaagaaaacaatATCTGGAAAATTGAAGCAAGTATAACAGAGGTTATTTTAAAGTCCACAAATTGGACTTTTCAGATGGCATAACAAATGTTTTCGGGCTGTCAAACTTGATGTAATGGAGAAATTCGTATTTTCGGGGTCAGGTCAATCCTTTAATCTCTAGGTTAACAATTTGTTAGCCAATGTTACATAGGAGACATGGCCTTATATGGAAGACAGGTCCTTATGTGAGAGACAGGTCCTTATGTGATTTTCCGAAGTAATCTCTAGGTCACattgaaattttacttaataccAACATAAATACATTACCGATTAGTTGATTAACTCTTCTTTCGGGTTTAAGGGTTAGTCATGAAccgatttttgaaaattatgaaCTATATTAATGTAGGTCATTTACAGAGAGTATAAATGGACCGACTTTTTATCAAGTATCTTAATTACATTTAGATTAAGGATTCGATTTAGTCTACGAGGCTAAAACCAGAGGATCGGTAGAAAGTTTTGAACCCTAAGGTGTATGTATATCAAAAACGTTGTTCTGCATATTTTATCCGGTGAATTCACCGGTCTGGTGGTAATATATGAAAATCGTTCTTCTggatattcatatttttattagaagGAAATATTCAGCTCAAAtcgtttaaacaatttttttttaatttttcccattttttacAGGCAATCCATTTAGGTTTACTCCTAAGTACCTTTATTTTCTCCATGGCCAGTGCTAAATACGatagtttaatatttatggCATTAGCGGGTGCAGCTCTAGTTTGGACCACAGTGGTATCACACAACTACTTTCACAAACGTGACAACTGGCAAATGTATGCTTTCAATTTAAGTATGATGAATTTTACAGCGTGGCGTATATCCCATTCTCTATCACATCACATCTATCCAAATTCATATATTGATCTGGAACTATCAATGTTTGAACCACTTTTGTGTTGGGTACCAAGTCcacatataaaaagtaaaatgatgCGCTATGTATCGTGGGTAACTGAGCCGTTTGCCTATATGATTGCATTTTTCCTGCAACTACTAACAAGGTTCGTATTTTAATTACGAAACTTCAGAAATATTATCAGAATAACTTTGttctttttgtataatttcagaattttttattCCCTACGTAAGACGAATATTATGTACTGGCATGATTTAATCTGTCTTTCTTTGCCTCTATCCATGTATTTATGTTCGAATTATTCCATTTTCTGGTGTTTGCGTCAATGGATCTTTATAACAGCCATAGCTAGTTTTTCTTTCTGTGTTATTGGCTTAAATGCCGCCCATCATGATCCGGAAATATTCCATGAAGGTGATGCCAATCGTGAAGATCGTGATTGGGGTCTTTATCAAGTCGATACTATAATCGATCGTGGCGATCTTAAAGGTTCTCAGTTCTTGGTCTTGACCCACTTTGGTGATCATGTTCTGCATCATTTATTCCCTACATTAGATCATGGCATTTTGCCTCAATTGTATCCTGTACTTTACGAAACATTGGAGGAATTTAAATGTGAACTAAGAGAAATTAATCATTTGGAACATATTATTGGTCAACACAAACAGTTACTGAGAATTGAAACTAATCCTAAACCTCCGGGTTCTAAAtagatttgaaaaaatttctttgataagttaattaaatttaggttttaaaaataataaatattataaaaatgtggTCTCATCTATTTTTTCTGCGGGGATCAGCTAAAGGATACACCTTTCCATGTGTTGCTAATCCTATTGAAGCATTTTTTGATATCATAACTTGTGTTATAGTTAGGTAAAcattatatttctgtttctgggtcttcagtATAGAACCTCAGACCCACTTTTTACCGCTtcaccaagacattctatctgggatcagatCATATTCTGTGTCTGATATACGATGAACGCATTGCACGTCTTATATCCAATCTGCATGTACTCTAAACTCCCTGTggtagtttgatattacactttgGTTCCAAAGCAGTCATCCATTTTTATAGCCAAATCGTCATATTAGAACTAAGACCCTATTTCACACTATAGTCTTCCTACATATCGACCAGCACTggtgtgccttgttgatcctatcctctatgtggtgtttccattttaaattttggtattacacctaagtacttaactttgtttGTCACCGTTATCTTCTTGTCTAggaaggttttaagtaggaaggacgtaagacttatctgGTTCTGGTATAAATATGAACCTTGGATCTTGTAATTTAAATGGGTTATATGTCAATTCTAAGAATGCAGTGAATATCTGTGACAGATGTAGGGAAACTGCCGAAAAAATGTCACCtggccctgcagctttataaGAAGCAAAGCTCTTGATTGCTCCCTTAACCATGCTCAGTTGGTTACTACAGTTTGAGAAGAGTTATTTGTAAAGAATTTGGAGTGTTTTGGAATGACATAATAGTTGTTTAAACTACTTGACCTACTCTCGGCTTAAGTCTAGAAGCTAATCCGGATCGGATGATACAATGTCATTCTTCTTACAATATTGTAGCTCTGCATACTATGAATCTTTatatattaatgttatttattggtttccATGCCTTTGGAAAAGAGTTAGCTGATACCTAAACATCAACTCGCCAAAGGATTACTTCTATTGTGACCGAAAATAACTTGCGGGCTTGCAAAGTGAGTCGGAACTAATCAGAAGCGGGGCTTATAAAagattcttttagaaaaatcgCGTGTAGGGTAACATTTTCTTCcgacgaatgtatcatttatgatcagaaaatgagctCTAAAACGACCAGTATTTAGACTCATAAATTACTCAAAATAGATGCAAAAATCAGAAGTGGGACTCATAAAAGAGTCTTTTAGGATATTCGCGGGTAGGGTACCATTTTCTCCATACAAATGTGATCAGAAAATGAGTGCATTAAggatcattttaatttttgcagaagagtcataaatgactcgaatgtgatcaacattttcaaaaaattctagcTGAGTAGCAAGCTGACATGTACATATCTTTATCAAGATCAATATCAATGTCCGGGTAGTCTGCAATTTAATTTCTCCTATTGTCCTCATGCACTAGAACCCGTATTGTTGCGACTGTGAAATGTCAGATTTGAGATCAAATTGGAAGATATTTTAAACTTATCGAGGCAAAGTCCCATATTTTGGTGTAGACTGTTATCGCACTATCCCGAAGCTCAGTTCATGCACCCCAGTTATGTCTTGTCGGTATTTGGTTTcgaaaagttctttaaaatgtttattgcgTAATTTTCCTATTGTTGGTATTCTAACAtctggttaaaaaaaaaacaaaattataattatctGAAGAAATCTATCACTTGAAGTTCTGAAGGGTTATCAATCTTGTATTTTCAGATCTAGTCTAACTACTCATATTTTagttctatttatttaaaagaaattatagtcggacctgtttcaaaaagtaaaatgtgatttagtttataaaacatttgagttgaattataccttgcctcagctatatttaagccatttattgttgaataaaactgtggacattaaagtcaaattttgaaggtgggtttttataggggctagggtcaaatgagaccctatAATTCAAGAGTTCAAGAGGGTCATAAAGACTAGTATATAACTTAGTTTTGCTGcttcaaattttgaagggggcttttttgTTCGTtaatggttagtgttctagtcaggcagaccggaggtggtgggttcgattcccacccgtgtcACGAGTTAAAGAGCACACAACAGGCCCAATAGAGTCCTAAATGTATTTCTTCGggtttgatgtgtatacatcctcctttcaaactaacgaactaactacaaacttcagcacaaacccaatataccctccaccacttAATATctcaattttcttttgttaccTATTCGTATTTCATAGTTTTAATTGAAAGACTTTAtatagttgttttttaattgatttacatttattttgttccttttttgtATACTTGTtcctttcttttaatttattttatattttaaatattatcattattatgtatatttttaaattatttaaatttaaatgttttgattaattaaaaaaataacataaacataAGCGCCATAAGATGAGGGTGTTTATTAgtttgtttgtgtttgtgtCTCTGTGTTGTTGTAATGTTGAGTGAGTGAGTGATTGATTGATTGAGTCAGTGtaaaagagagaaagagaatgGGTAGAAATAGAAGTAAAATGTGCAAAAGTTGTTTATTGATTAAACTGTATGGAGTCCTTTTGTATGAATGCATGTGTTCGTTCTCCAATATCAGTCAAATATCAATGTGTATGTGTGAGTGTAAAGTGtgcattttacaataaatacataaataaataacatttcttttggttttattttgttttgtttttttttttaaatattcttatttattgAAGATGTGTAGTaaatgtgtgttttgttttattataaatttctcttttttcgactttcgacACAGACAACTAGACAACTAGATTTAAACCtaaacgtacatatgtatggatAGTATTAAGTTTTATGACGGGGCTTAAGTCATGTTTttcataatacaaaaaattattataattttatatatatatatataaaaaaattaaacatttttcttgtgtttttttttaatttttcatttacaacAATATGAGTAAAGGTTGTGTGTTCTGATGTCAGAGAGCATGTATGGCGAAAGTTACTACACTAGGAAAATTCATTCTTTCTTCTTTCCACTTTtcatcattatttttgttttgtccttGTTAGGCTTCTTATGTTggtattttacaaaatacatttaGTTGGATACTATCTCTAGTattagtatatatattatttttggtttttgagtttttgttgttgtgataTTTATGCCTAAGTGCATTCTTATCCTCCCGTCGTTCGATTGTTTatagttgttgatgttttttttttaataaattttttaaattgttttttatttctttttttaattagaaaaacaaaaagtgttgtaaaatatttataaattaaagtaaaataaaataattatgaaatagtattaataaaataaattaaaatgttttaatggcATTTAGAAATCTTCGGGAGCAAGGTCGAATCTTGGTGGGAAAGCCATACCGTCCAATTGTGGCCGCACGGACATAGCACGGGGCTGTAGAGGGGAAGAGAGACAAAacgaatttattaaatataaatatatttcaacacAAGGTTAAAAAGAATGAAGCATGCATGATTAAACAAACAATGAGAGAAAGAgagataaatgaaaaaaaaatacatcaccaagagaacaacaataacaacaagataTTACTGAATACTTTACAATACAAAACTCAAAATGAGAGGAATATTGTATAGAGAAAGGGAAAGAGAAATAAATTTCTCCTCGAATGATCGAGTTTTGGAAAGTGAAATGACAGGATcatgaatttgtattttttgtttctttaaacttCTCATAACAGAAAAATGAGAATGAAAGACAAGGTGGTGAGAGGAAAACAAACAACTCAACACGTTACAAGTGCAAGTAATGATAATTcaatgtatatgtatgcatcatatatgtgtgtgtattcaTTCAATGATTTGACACGCAACATTGGCTGTTTTCTTTTGGGTTCGGGATTTGCAGGATTTGAGAAAAATGGGCCTCTTGGCCACTTCGAAACTTACAAATGTAATGAAAGATTGTTTACTGGTCCAGCACACTTTTGCGACCACCTTTAGACGCTGCCGGCTATTGTTGttgtacacacacacatacatatacaattattatagtagtagtaattgttgttgtagtagtagtatagttgtaataataataaaattatcatattATATCGTTATAAAAAAAGCAGAGATATTTCTAATTCAGCTCGATTTCTACTGATCTGACTATgacactttttgtttttttttaattgcgaTGAGATTGATGCTTTTGGTGATGAAATAGTTTGGGTTTTGTAAGctggttgtttatttttttttattttttttaaatatatttttttttcgatttggtttaaagtaataaattgaATGTTGAATGTTGCATTTCTTTTGTTGAAAAAGAGATGCATAAAGCTTTTACTTATGATCTAgtttctctttttgtttttttttctaattgaaTCTCTATGTGGACCGTGTGAATCATTTACAGTGCCATTTTGCGTAATTTAAATCTGGATGTGGTAATAATTGCAAgagattttgttttgaaatagaaTAATAAAGAGAAAATGATCGTTATTATTTGGCAAATGGTTGGCAGTTGATAAAAAAGCATTCGAATTTAGAGATGGATGATTTTGGTTTGGACACTTACCGCGGGGCTGGCACCACGACCAACGGAACCGGCACGTCCCTTGGCACGGAATTTGCTGATGGCTTGTTCAGCCAAATCGGCACGTTCTTCGGCTTCTTCAAGTTCTTGTTGGGCTTTGCGGAATTTGGCCAAGTTGAGGGCGGCGATTTCTTCGGCTTCTTCGATTTGCCTCTTGTATGTCTTGATCTTTTGTTGGAGTTTGTCAACCAAGTCTTGCATACGTTCGTGGTTCTTGCGATCTTCTTCGGATTGGAAGCTCAATTCCTTAACGCGACGTTCGGATTTGCGGAGGTTCTTTTGGGCATCGGCGTGTCTTCTTTGTTCACCATCCAATTCGTTCTCCAATTCGCGGACACGTTGTTCCAATTTTTGGATAGCCTTCTTGCCACCCTTGAGGGCGTTGGCTTCAGCTTCATCCAAACGGACTTGCAATTCCTTGATTTGTTGTTCAAGGGCCTTTCTGAGTTTCTCTTGGGTTTGGGCGTGGTCTTGTTCAGCGCGGAGTTCATCAGCAAGACGGGCAGCATCAACCATAGCCTTCTTGGCCTTCTCTTCGGAGTTCTTGGCTTCGTTCAACAATTCATCCAAATCAGAGTGGAGTGTTTGGAGTTCAGATTCCAATTTCCTCTTGGCAGCGGAGATGGAGGCGTTTTGGGCGGAAACTTCGTTGAGTTGTTCGTGGGCATCGGCCAATTCTTGTTCGGCTTGGCGACGACCGCGATCGGCTTGTTCGAGGAGGGTGCGGGATTCTTCCAATTCGTTTTGGAGGGCGTTGGCACGACGTTCAGAGATACCCAATTGTTCGCGGGCATCATCACGAGCTCTTTGTTCTTCTTCAAGGGCGGTTTGGATGTCCTTGAGTTGTTGTTGGTAGCGTTTGATGTTCTTTTGGGCCTCGGCGTTAGCCTAATTATAATGATATAAATACAAGTATTTAGTAAAATAGTTTCGTAATAAGGACAGCTCTTGTATATATGAGAAGCTTTGTGTGTGTTAAGAAACTTACCTTGTTGGCGTGATCCAAAGCAATTTCCAATTCGTTGATGTCGGCTTCCAACTTCTTCTTCATGCGAAGGGCCTCAGCCTTACCCTTGGCTTCGGCTTCGAGGGAGGCTTGCATGGAGTCGAGAGCACGTTGGTGGTTCTTGCGGGTGTTTTCGAATTCTTCTTCCTTCTCTTGGATGCGGCGATCGATTTCTTGACGAACTTGAGACAATTCCAATTGAGCGCGCAATACCTTGTTTTCTTCTTGTTCCAAAGCAGCTTCAGCTTCTTCGAGGGCGGCTTGGAGTTCATCCTTTTCGGCTTCCAAGCGTTTGCGAGCCTTTTCGATTTCGTGGATGTTGCGGCCACCTTCACCGATTTGGTCGAGCAAGTCCTTAACTTCATCAGCCAAGTTCTTGTTTTCACGACGGACGGCTTCCAATTGTTCTTGGCCTTCTTCGTAGGCACCCTTGAGACGGAACAATTCGGTGGAGTAGTTGCGGCATTCCTTTTGGGAGGCATCAAGTTCAGCAGCCAAATCGTCAACCTTGAGTTTCCATTCGCCAATGATCTTGTCGAAGGCCTTTTGTTTCTTCTCGGCAGCGTTGGCAATAGCGTTGGCACGGTCGACTTCCAATTGCAAGTCTTCGACTTCGGTGGACAAGCGTTGCTTGGTCTTTTCGAGGCCAATGCATTTTTGGTTGAGGGATTCGATGGTTTCCTCGGCTTCGGCCAAGCGAGCTTGCAACTTCCTCTTGGCTTCTTCCAATTCTTCGGAGCGGGCAACACCATCGGATTCGTACTTGCTGCGCCAGATTTGAGCTTCAGCGTTAGCCTTGCTGAGTTGACGTTGCAAATCGGCCTTGCCTTCAGCTTCTTCTTCTACTTGTTCACGGAGGTTATCCAAGTCGTGTTCCAAGTTGCGGAATTTGCCCAAAAGGGTAGCACGTTCACGGGCTTCTTCATCAGCCAAACGCTTGGTATCTTCCAATTGAGTGGTGAGGGAGATCTTGATCTTGGACAATTGGGAAACTTGGGATTCGGCTTCTTCCAATTGGCGCAAGAGGTCGGAGTTTTCAATGGAAAGCTTCTTCTTGGCGGCATCGAAGTCGTTGAGGGTTCTGTTGGTTTCATCCAATTTGGATTGGACTTCGTTGAGGGTGTGTTGCAATTGCTTGGCAATCTTTTCTTGGGCAGCCTATATTTCAAACGATTGATAATGGGATAATTTATTAGTAACGAATAGAAATATTTGGGACAATGTAATTTTGTATTTGGCAATTGTGTGTACTATGtacaattagttttttgttagcAAGGATTCTACATATTTTGGCAAGGATTAGTGCGGTAGTAAagtattttcacaaatattctaCATGTTAAAATCACAGGCCTTATACAAGACAAGTCCTTGAGATTCATTAGATTCAAAGCAGAGCTATCAGAGATTTGTTCAAGAATCCTTCGGATTCCCAAACTGACTCTCTCAAATCTACAATAATAATCAGCAAAATGTACAGCGGCGTTTTTATTTCGTTTCTAATTAAAGGAGTCAAATGTATGTATACCTTCTCGTTGGTAATGTGGTCAACACCAGCGCGGAGATCGTTCAATTGACCGTAGTATTCGTTCTTCTCCTTTTCAGCCCTAGATTGGTGATaaagtaagtttttgttttagttagaATGTGTTAAATGTGTGTGTAGGGAAATATTAATCAAAGTAAAACGTTGCTTCTTGAAAATCCATCTTGTAGCCGTCGGAAGAGAAAGACAGAAATGCCGCTtttcaaatcttttttaaattgaattaaaggaatttattatactttgtttgtgtgtgtgtgatttttGGGAGGTTTTGTACAAAGAAGGGTTTTTATTGTGTAATTTGTGCAATATGTGTGATGATCCTCGAAAGGATTCATTACCTTATCACGAGCAAGTTGATCGCAGGCAGAACGAGTTTGGTTCAACTCATTGTGGCAAGTCTGGCGATCGTGTTCAGCCCTGTTATTATAGggagaaattttaagaaaattttaatatttgtttttcaaaaaaacacttAAGACACGTTCAACACAGACAAACACGACTGGCAGTACAAACATTACTTTCCACAGCTACAACTTTGGAAGAAACAAACTGAAAAGAAAGATTTCAAGTGATTAGAATACTTACTTAGCCTTCAATTTGTTGAGTTGATCAACTTGTTCGGCCATTTCAGCGATAGCATCGTTGTGCTTCTTGCGCAAGTTAGCCAAGGTAGATTCGTGTTGAATGTTGGCTTCTTCCAAGTCACGACGCAATTTGCTGAGTTCGGCTTCACGCTTCTTGTTGAGTTCAATTTGGGCAGAAGTAGCACCACCGGCTTCTTCAAGACGTTCACCCAATTCCTCCAATTCGCGAGCCAAATCAGCACGTTGTTTCTCAGCCTTGGCGCGAGCTTGACGTTCGGCTTCGACTTCTTCTTCCAATTCTTCGATGCGGGCTTGCAATTCCTTGATTTGGCGTTGGTGCTTGCTAACAACAACTTGTTCATCTTCCAATTTGGCGGTGATGGAGGACAATTCCTTGTCCTTGCGTTGGATGGTTTGTTCCAATTCCTTCTTGTTGCGTTCCAAATCGGAGACGGCTTCTTGGGTAAGTTTCAAGTCACCTTCAACCTTGCGCTTGGATTTCTCAATATCACCACGCAATTTCTTCTCGCGTTCCAAGGAGTCTTCCAATTCATCCAAGGTTTGTTCCAACTTAGCCTTGACCTTGTTTAAGTGGTTGATCTTGTCTTCGGCAGCTTGGAGTTCTTCACCAGTCTTCTGGTTGCTTTCACCTTGCATCTTCTTCTCCTTGTTCAACTTGTTGATGAGTTCGTCTTGGTGGGCGATTTCATCGTTCAAGTTGCGGATTTGGTGGTCCTTGGTGGCCTTATCTTGTTCAGCCTTTTGGACGTTCAATTCCAAGTCTTCAATGTCCTTCTTGAGGCCAGAGATTTCTTGGTCAGCCTTCTTCTTCTGTTGGAACAATTGGTTGCGGGCATCTTCCTCTTGAGTCAAGCGCTCTTGGATGTCCTATATGTATATGGGGTAAATAATAAATGTCGTGTGTGAGTGATATGAATTGGCTAAGATCTATATTTAGcacaaatcaaaaacaaaattgccataaattttgttattgggAAATCAAAGCACATAATTAgtcattttttctattaaattatgATTCCGTTCGTTGAGTTTTTGATGACCATATTTGCTTCACTGATTTCCACAATTCATTGACAATCTTGATTTTTtgcttgttttaatttttttttttaggaaatttgaaAATACTTACGCGCAATTGGTTTTCGAGGTCGTTCTTTTGAGCTTGGAGTTTAGCGCATCTTTCTTGGTAATCTTGCAAGGCACCCTTTTCACCAGACAAGGAGTCCAACAAGGCAGTCTTTTCAGCTAACAACTTAGCATTAAGGGCTTCCAATTCCTTGCGTACCTTAACTTCGGCAGCATGAGCTTCTTCAGCCTTCTTAGCCTTCTCTTCAAGACGCTGTAAATCAGAATTAGAAGATTTATTAGTGGTTTCAGATGTTGCAGCTTGTGGTGTTGGCATTGCTGGTTCGGGTTCTTGTAAAGGAGCTGGTGTCGTTTCTGCAGCCACTGGTTCTTCGGGTTTAATTtcagttgctgctgctgctgctgcagctgcTGGAGTTTCCTCAGCACTGGCAGTATCTGATTTTGCTTCAGCTGGTGGTGTAGCTGAGCCAACTTCTTCagatttttcacttttttcagattttttcgattttttcacttttttatcttcagccatttttaatgaatattattttgagattattgaataaatttgttttaattttacttttgcaaaattttttttgaaattgtttggtttttgtatttaaaattttatttgaattaattatCGTTTAAATTTGCTGCAGCTATAGTTGCTTGTTGTTCGTTTAAATCGTTTAGATGAAGTATGAATTATGTGTTCGCTTTAGCCCAGGTAACTATTAGATCCGTTTAGCTACTGGTCAACAACTGGAATGCTTGCAATTGCAAAGTGCTCGATgaattttcaaattcaaaattcaaattaattttaattagcaaCGCCCAACAATTATATCAAATCATATTGAATAATGttaatatgtgtgtgtgttgagTACTTACTCACAATTTATGCA of the Lucilia cuprina isolate Lc7/37 chromosome 2, ASM2204524v1, whole genome shotgun sequence genome contains:
- the LOC111678371 gene encoding myosin heavy chain, muscle isoform X15, whose product is MPRPIASQEDEDPTPYLFVSLEQRRIDQSKPYDSKKNCWVPDEKEGYLLGEIKATKGDIVSVGLPGGETKDFKKDQLQQVNPPKYEKAEDMSNLTYLNDASVLHNLRQRYYHKLIYTYSGLFCVAINPYKRYPVYTNRCAKMYRGKRRNEVPPHIFAISDGAYVDMLTNHVNQSMLITGESGAGKTENTKKVIAYFATVGASTKKDESQKNKGSLEDQVVQTNPVLEAFGNAKTVRNDNSSRFGKFIRIHFGPTGKLAGADIETYLLEKARVISQQSLERSYHIFYQIMSGSVPGVKDMCFLSDNIYDYYNVSQGKVTVPNMDDGEEFQLADQAFDILGFTKQEKEDVYKITAAVMHMGGMKFKQRGREEQAEQDGEEEGGRVAKLFGCDTAELYKNLLKPRIKVGNEFVTQGRNVQQVTNSIGALCKGVFDRLFKWLVKKCNETLDTKQKRQHFIGVLDIAGFEIFDYNGFEQLCINFTNEKLQQFFNHHMFVLEQEEYKREGIDWAFIDFGMDLLACIDLIEKPMGILSILEEESMFPKATDQTFAEKLTNTHLGKSAPFQKPKPPKPGQQAAHFAIGHYAGVVAYNITGWLEKNKDPLNDTVVDQFKKSQNKLLVEIFADHPGQSGGGEQAKGGRGKKGGGFATVSSAYKEQLNSLMTTLRSTQPHFVRCIIPNEMKQPGVVDAHLVMHQLTCNGVLEGIRICRKGFPNRMVYADFKQRYQIMCPTLLKGVDKPMKATEIIIKYIDLPSDQYRLGNTKVFFRAGVLGQMEEFRDERLGKIMSWMQAWARGYLSRKGFKKLQEQRVALKVVQRNLRKYLQLRTWPWYKLWQKVKPLLNVSRVEDEIARLEEKAKKAEEAHAAEVKVRKELEALNAKLLAEKTALLDSLSGEKGALQDYQERCAKLQAQKNDLENQLRDIQERLTQEEDARNQLFQQKKKADQEISGLKKDIEDLELNVQKAEQDKATKDHQIRNLNDEIAHQDELINKLNKEKKMQGESNQKTGEELQAAEDKINHLNKVKAKLEQTLDELEDSLEREKKLRGDIEKSKRKVEGDLKLTQEAVSDLERNKKELEQTIQRKDKELSSITAKLEDEQVVVSKHQRQIKELQARIEELEEEVEAERQARAKAEKQRADLARELEELGERLEEAGGATSAQIELNKKREAELSKLRRDLEEANIQHESTLANLRKKHNDAIAEMAEQVDQLNKLKAKAEHDRQTCHNELNQTRSACDQLARDKAAQEKIAKQLQHTLNEVQSKLDETNRTLNDFDAAKKKLSIENSDLLRQLEEAESQVSQLSKIKISLTTQLEDTKRLADEEARERATLLGKFRNLEHDLDNLREQVEEEAEGKADLQRQLSKANAEAQIWRSKYESDGVARSEELEEAKRKLQARLAEAEETIESLNQKCIGLEKTKQRLSTEVEDLQLEVDRANAIANAAEKKQKAFDKIIGEWKLKVDDLAAELDASQKECRNYSTELFRLKGAYEEGQEQLEAVRRENKNLADEVKDLLDQIGEGGRNIHEIEKARKRLEAEKDELQAALEEAEAALEQEENKVLRAQLELSQVRQEIDRRIQEKEEEFENTRKNHQRALDSMQASLEAEAKGKAEALRMKKKLEADINELEIALDHANKANAEAQKNIKRYQQQLKDIQTALEEEQRARDDAREQLGISERRANALQNELEESRTLLEQADRGRRQAEQELADAHEQLNEVSAQNASISAAKRKLESELQTLHSDLDELLNEAKNSEEKAKKAMVDAARLADELRAEQDHAQTQEKLRKALEQQIKELQVRLDEAEANALKGGKKAIQKLEQRVRELENELDGEQRRHADAQKNLRKSERRVKELSFQSEEDRKNHERMQDLVDKLQQKIKTYKRQIEEAEEIAALNLAKFRKAQQELEEAEERADLAEQAISKFRAKGRAGSVGRGASPAPRAMSVRPQLDGMAFPPRFDLAPEDF